A window of Agrobacterium tumefaciens contains these coding sequences:
- the tkt gene encoding transketolase, with amino-acid sequence MISRDKHNRMANAIRFLAMDAVEKANSGHPGLPMGAADVATVLFTRYLKFDPKAPHWPDRDRFVLSAGHGSMLLYSLLYLTGYEDMTIDEIKRFRQFGSKTAGHPEYGHATGIETTTGPLGQGIANAVGMAIAERKLEEEFGSDLQSHFTYVLCGDGCLMEGISHEAIALAGHLKLNKLVLFWDDNNITIDGEVGLSDSTDQIARFQAVHWNTIRVDGHDPDAIAAAIEAAHKSDRPTFIACKTVIGFGAPNKQGTHKVHGNPLGAEEIAAARKSLNWEAEAFVIPEDVLDAWRLAGLRSTKTRQDWEARLEATETAKKAEFKRRFAGDLTGNFDSSIDAFKKKIIENNPTVATRKASEDSLEVINGVLPEMIGGSADLTPSNNTKTSQMKSITPTDFSGRYLHYGIREHGMAAAMNGIALHGGLIPYAGGFLIFSDYCRPSIRLAALMGIRVVHVLTHDSIGVGEDGPTHQPVEQIAALRAIPNLLVFRPADETETAECWQLALEQKHRPSALALTRQNLAPSRKEYEEKNLSAYGAYELVSASDAKVSIFASGSEVEVALKAAATLKDKGVSARVVSVPCFELFKEQPETYRNAIIGKAPVKIAVEAAIRQGWDYFIGNDGAFVGMHSFGASAPAKDLFKHFGITAEAVVAAVEAKLA; translated from the coding sequence ATGATTTCTCGCGACAAACACAACCGGATGGCCAATGCGATCCGCTTTCTTGCCATGGATGCAGTGGAGAAGGCCAATTCCGGCCATCCCGGTCTGCCGATGGGCGCCGCTGATGTCGCCACCGTTCTCTTCACCCGCTACCTGAAATTCGATCCGAAGGCGCCGCATTGGCCGGATCGCGACCGCTTCGTGCTGTCGGCGGGCCATGGCTCGATGCTTCTTTACTCGCTGCTCTATTTGACGGGCTACGAGGACATGACGATCGACGAAATCAAGCGCTTCCGTCAGTTCGGCTCCAAGACCGCCGGCCATCCCGAATATGGCCATGCGACCGGCATTGAAACGACGACCGGCCCGCTCGGCCAGGGCATCGCCAACGCTGTTGGCATGGCGATCGCCGAGCGCAAGCTCGAAGAAGAATTCGGCTCCGACCTGCAGAGCCACTTCACCTACGTCCTGTGCGGCGACGGCTGCCTGATGGAAGGCATCAGCCATGAGGCGATTGCGCTTGCCGGCCACCTGAAGCTGAACAAGCTCGTCCTCTTCTGGGATGACAACAACATCACCATTGACGGTGAAGTTGGTCTTTCCGACAGCACCGACCAGATCGCCCGCTTCCAGGCCGTTCACTGGAACACGATCCGCGTTGACGGCCATGATCCCGACGCGATTGCCGCTGCCATCGAGGCCGCGCATAAATCCGATCGTCCGACCTTTATCGCCTGCAAGACCGTCATCGGTTTCGGCGCGCCCAACAAACAGGGTACCCATAAGGTCCACGGCAACCCGCTCGGCGCAGAAGAAATCGCTGCGGCCCGCAAGAGCCTGAACTGGGAAGCCGAAGCTTTCGTCATTCCGGAAGACGTGCTGGATGCGTGGCGTCTTGCCGGTCTGCGCTCCACCAAGACCCGCCAGGACTGGGAAGCCCGCCTCGAAGCGACTGAGACGGCCAAGAAGGCCGAGTTCAAGCGTCGCTTCGCCGGTGACCTGACGGGCAACTTCGACAGCTCGATCGACGCTTTCAAGAAGAAGATCATCGAGAACAACCCGACCGTTGCAACCCGCAAGGCATCGGAAGACTCGCTCGAAGTCATCAACGGCGTGCTTCCGGAAATGATCGGCGGTTCTGCCGACCTGACGCCGTCCAACAACACCAAGACCAGCCAGATGAAGTCCATCACGCCGACGGACTTCTCCGGCCGTTACCTTCATTACGGCATCCGCGAGCACGGCATGGCCGCTGCCATGAACGGCATCGCCCTGCATGGCGGCCTCATCCCCTATGCCGGCGGCTTCCTGATCTTCTCGGATTACTGCCGTCCGTCGATCCGTCTGGCTGCCCTCATGGGCATCCGTGTCGTCCACGTTCTGACGCATGATTCCATCGGCGTTGGCGAAGACGGCCCCACCCACCAGCCGGTGGAGCAGATCGCAGCGCTTCGCGCCATTCCAAACCTGCTCGTCTTCCGCCCGGCAGATGAGACCGAGACGGCGGAATGCTGGCAGCTGGCGCTGGAACAGAAGCATCGCCCGTCAGCGCTGGCACTCACCCGCCAGAATCTCGCTCCGTCGCGCAAGGAATATGAAGAAAAGAACCTCTCTGCTTACGGCGCATACGAACTCGTTTCCGCCAGCGATGCCAAGGTTTCGATCTTCGCTTCCGGTTCGGAAGTCGAAGTGGCTCTGAAGGCTGCCGCAACGCTGAAGGACAAGGGCGTATCCGCCCGCGTGGTTTCCGTTCCCTGCTTCGAACTCTTCAAGGAACAGCCGGAAACCTATCGCAACGCCATCATCGGCAAGGCTCCGGTCAAGATCGCGGTGGAAGCCGCCATCCGCCAGGGTTGGGATTACTTCATCGGTAACGATGGCGCTTTCGTCGGCATGCATTCCTTCGGTGCGTCGGCCCCGGCAAAGGATCTCTTCAAGCACTTCGGCATCACGGCGGAAGCCGTTGTCGCCGCCGTCGAGGCAAAACTTGCGTGA
- a CDS encoding DUF4164 domain-containing protein: MSAEKTVQSALTELNAAITNLENAIDMRIERQRETGEIDNEVKRVHVDRARLAQELDQAEFRANRLEEVNREVSRRLVTAMETIRAVLDR; this comes from the coding sequence ATGTCGGCTGAGAAGACCGTGCAATCTGCGCTGACGGAGCTGAATGCTGCCATCACAAATCTCGAAAATGCCATCGATATGCGTATCGAGCGGCAGCGGGAGACGGGCGAAATCGACAATGAGGTCAAACGGGTCCATGTCGATCGAGCGAGACTTGCGCAGGAGCTTGATCAGGCCGAGTTTCGCGCCAACCGTCTTGAAGAAGTCAATCGCGAGGTTTCCCGTCGGCTGGTAACGGCGATGGAAACGATCCGCGCGGTGCTGGATCGATAG
- a CDS encoding cell division protein ZapA codes for MAQVTVMIDGKAYRMACEAGQEEHLTDLATRFDRYVGHLKSQFGEIGDLRLTVMAGIMVMDELSELNRKIDKLEGEVASLSRNRDGMAEHKAKSDELVALAIGDLADRLNGITEKLLARPKPATH; via the coding sequence ATGGCGCAAGTCACAGTTATGATCGACGGCAAGGCCTATCGTATGGCCTGCGAGGCAGGGCAGGAGGAACATCTGACCGATCTCGCCACCCGTTTCGACCGGTATGTCGGGCATCTCAAGAGCCAGTTCGGGGAGATTGGCGATCTGCGTTTGACTGTCATGGCCGGCATCATGGTGATGGACGAGCTTTCCGAGCTCAATCGCAAGATCGATAAGCTTGAAGGCGAGGTGGCATCCCTTTCGCGCAACCGTGACGGCATGGCCGAGCACAAGGCCAAATCGGATGAACTGGTGGCGCTTGCCATCGGCGACCTGGCGGACCGCCTGAACGGTATCACCGAAAAACTGCTGGCGCGGCCAAAGCCGGCGACGCACTGA
- a CDS encoding hemolysin family protein — MIVVLLTVLNGVLAMSELAVVSSRPARLKVLAAQGSKGATLALTLSENPGRFLSTVQIGITLVGVLSGAFSGATLGARFTAWLVEQGVPDRAADALGVGSVVVAITYLSLIVGELVPKQIALRDPEKVAARVAPTMLLLSKIGAPLVWLLDRSGKAVLALLGHSGESNASVTDDEIRTVLAEAHSAGVIETEESAMITSVMRLADRNARGLMTPRRDVEVVDIEDTADEIREQLRQTQRSRLPVRNGASDEILGVLFAKDAFDALASGKELNIRELLREVPVVSDLTSAVDVIQSLRRSTVHMVLVYDEYGHFEGIISSGDVLEAITGAFQEEDDEEPAMVEREDGSFLVAGWMPADEFADRMGFQIAEDAEFETVAGLVLDEFRRLPELGEHVTRNGWRFEVIDLDGHRIDKVLVSRAA, encoded by the coding sequence ATGATCGTGGTCCTGCTCACCGTATTGAACGGTGTGCTTGCCATGTCCGAGCTTGCCGTTGTCTCCTCCAGACCGGCGAGGCTTAAAGTGCTTGCCGCTCAAGGCAGCAAAGGCGCCACGCTGGCGCTCACGCTTTCCGAAAATCCGGGACGCTTTCTTTCGACCGTTCAGATCGGCATCACGTTGGTCGGCGTGCTGTCCGGCGCATTTTCAGGCGCAACCCTCGGCGCCCGGTTCACTGCCTGGCTGGTGGAACAGGGCGTGCCAGACCGTGCCGCCGATGCGCTTGGCGTCGGTTCGGTGGTCGTCGCCATCACCTATCTGTCGCTCATCGTCGGGGAACTCGTACCGAAGCAGATTGCGCTGCGTGATCCCGAAAAGGTCGCCGCGCGCGTCGCTCCCACTATGTTGTTGCTTTCCAAGATCGGCGCGCCGCTGGTGTGGCTGCTCGACCGGTCGGGCAAGGCGGTCCTTGCCCTGCTTGGCCACAGCGGCGAGTCCAATGCGTCTGTCACGGACGATGAAATTCGCACCGTTCTGGCCGAGGCCCACAGCGCTGGCGTGATCGAAACCGAGGAATCGGCCATGATCACCAGCGTCATGCGCCTTGCCGACCGCAATGCGCGCGGACTGATGACGCCGCGTCGCGATGTGGAGGTGGTTGATATCGAAGACACGGCGGACGAAATCCGCGAACAGTTGCGCCAGACCCAGCGCTCGCGCCTGCCGGTGCGAAACGGCGCTTCGGACGAGATCCTCGGTGTGCTTTTTGCCAAGGATGCCTTCGATGCCCTCGCTTCCGGCAAGGAACTCAATATCCGCGAACTGCTTCGTGAGGTTCCCGTTGTTTCCGACCTGACAAGTGCGGTCGACGTCATCCAGTCCCTGCGTCGTTCCACCGTGCATATGGTGCTGGTTTACGACGAGTACGGCCATTTCGAAGGCATCATCAGTTCCGGCGACGTTCTGGAAGCTATTACCGGTGCCTTCCAGGAAGAGGACGATGAAGAGCCTGCCATGGTCGAGCGCGAGGATGGTTCGTTCCTGGTTGCCGGCTGGATGCCTGCGGATGAATTCGCCGACCGCATGGGTTTCCAGATCGCCGAGGATGCCGAGTTCGAAACCGTCGCCGGTCTGGTTCTCGATGAATTCCGTCGTCTGCCGGAGCTTGGCGAACACGTGACGCGGAATGGCTGGCGTTTCGAGGTTATCGACCTCGATGGGCACCGCATCGACAAGGTTCTTGTGAGCCGGGCCGCCTGA
- a CDS encoding 5-formyltetrahydrofolate cyclo-ligase: MFGDAGEKARLRGEKLAARDTLTPLERQQKSLSITEHGATGLPFAPGTVISGFMPIRSEADIRPLMEALRGRGARLVLPVVLDRETIVFRAFDVDTPLVKTGFGTTGPGEDAYVLDPDMLLVPLSVFDGQGQRVGYGAGHYDRAIARLYEKGKNPVLVGVAFDCQEAASIPAEPHDVPLHAVLTESGLHWFSAPSSVPFSGQNAV, from the coding sequence ATGTTCGGCGACGCTGGCGAAAAAGCACGGTTGCGCGGCGAAAAACTCGCCGCGCGTGACACGTTGACGCCTTTGGAACGGCAGCAGAAAAGCCTTTCCATAACAGAACACGGTGCCACCGGCCTGCCATTTGCGCCGGGCACGGTGATTTCCGGTTTCATGCCGATCCGCTCCGAAGCTGATATCCGTCCCCTGATGGAAGCGTTGCGTGGGCGTGGTGCGCGTCTGGTGCTTCCAGTCGTTCTGGATCGGGAGACGATTGTTTTCCGCGCTTTCGATGTGGACACGCCGCTGGTGAAGACCGGCTTCGGCACGACGGGCCCGGGCGAGGACGCGTACGTTCTGGATCCCGATATGCTGCTCGTGCCACTCTCCGTGTTCGATGGCCAGGGCCAGCGGGTCGGCTATGGAGCGGGGCATTATGACCGCGCCATTGCCCGGCTTTATGAAAAGGGTAAAAACCCTGTTCTCGTCGGTGTGGCGTTCGACTGCCAGGAAGCGGCCTCCATCCCCGCCGAGCCGCATGATGTCCCGCTTCATGCCGTCCTGACCGAGAGCGGTCTGCATTGGTTCTCTGCCCCGTCGTCGGTTCCGTTCAGCGGGCAAAACGCGGTTTAG
- a CDS encoding TIGR00282 family metallophosphoesterase — protein MRLLFLGDMVGKTGRTAVWERLPGLISDLKLDFVIVNGENAAGGFGITEDIYLETINAGADVVTTGNHVWDQKEAVSFSERHDQFLRPANYPDGTPGKGSGLFYARNGARVLVANIMGRVFMHPELDDPFKSAETILAACPLKEQADAIIFDFHAEATSEKQCFGHFVDGRASFVVGTHTHVPTADAQILNGGTAYMSDAGMCGDYDSSLGMEKEEPINRFISKMPKGRFEAASGPATICGVGVEISDRTGLAEKIAPLRLGPRLSETIPSFWV, from the coding sequence ATGAGGCTGCTTTTTCTCGGAGATATGGTTGGCAAGACAGGTCGTACGGCCGTCTGGGAACGATTGCCGGGTCTTATTTCCGATCTGAAGCTGGATTTTGTCATCGTCAACGGTGAGAACGCGGCCGGCGGGTTTGGAATCACCGAAGACATCTATCTCGAGACCATCAACGCCGGTGCAGATGTCGTAACCACTGGTAACCATGTCTGGGACCAGAAGGAAGCTGTCTCCTTCAGCGAGCGTCACGACCAGTTTCTACGGCCGGCCAATTATCCCGATGGTACGCCGGGCAAGGGTTCCGGCCTGTTTTACGCCCGCAACGGCGCACGCGTGCTCGTCGCCAACATCATGGGGCGGGTCTTCATGCATCCGGAACTGGACGATCCCTTCAAATCCGCCGAGACCATTCTTGCTGCCTGTCCCCTTAAGGAGCAGGCCGATGCCATCATCTTCGACTTCCATGCCGAGGCGACCAGCGAGAAGCAGTGCTTCGGTCATTTTGTGGATGGTCGGGCGAGTTTTGTCGTCGGCACCCACACTCATGTGCCGACGGCCGACGCACAGATCCTGAACGGCGGTACGGCCTATATGTCCGATGCCGGCATGTGCGGCGACTACGATTCCTCACTCGGAATGGAGAAAGAGGAGCCGATCAACCGCTTCATTTCCAAAATGCCGAAAGGACGTTTCGAAGCCGCGAGTGGCCCAGCGACGATCTGCGGCGTTGGTGTTGAAATATCCGACCGCACCGGTCTCGCCGAAAAGATTGCGCCCCTGCGTCTTGGCCCGAGGCTTTCGGAAACTATCCCGTCTTTTTGGGTTTGA
- a CDS encoding MBL fold metallo-hydrolase, translating into MMLRVLMLAISGLIASTAGAFSQTASRPPVSQCQAIASNIPDVTFASFKSPDIQLAQATAKEEVKISFIGHSTYLIESPGGVTIATDYNGVFRPPVTPTVVTMNRAHSTHFTLNPDPAIQYVLHGWGEAPGEKADHKVLVGDVYIRNVATDIRNRWGDYETFQENGNSIFIFEVAGLCIGHLGHLHHELTDTHYAEIGRLDVLMVPVDGGLTMGADSMSRVVKRLRSALILPMHRTGPPLEQFLGMFAGNFQIAYAGDSVIRVSMRNLPRQPQILVPKGM; encoded by the coding sequence ATGATGCTGCGCGTGCTAATGCTTGCAATATCCGGGCTGATCGCGTCAACGGCTGGCGCCTTCTCGCAAACGGCCAGCAGACCACCTGTCAGCCAATGCCAGGCGATCGCCAGCAACATTCCCGACGTTACCTTCGCAAGCTTCAAGTCGCCTGATATTCAATTGGCGCAGGCGACAGCGAAGGAAGAGGTGAAGATAAGCTTCATCGGTCACTCCACCTACCTCATCGAGAGTCCCGGCGGGGTCACCATCGCGACGGATTATAACGGTGTCTTTCGGCCACCAGTCACGCCGACTGTGGTGACGATGAACAGGGCTCATTCCACCCACTTCACGCTTAATCCGGACCCGGCAATCCAATATGTCCTGCACGGCTGGGGCGAGGCGCCCGGCGAGAAGGCAGATCACAAGGTACTGGTCGGCGACGTTTATATTCGTAATGTTGCAACCGATATTCGCAACCGATGGGGCGATTACGAAACGTTCCAGGAGAATGGCAACTCCATCTTCATCTTCGAGGTTGCCGGACTTTGCATCGGCCATCTCGGCCATCTGCATCACGAACTGACGGACACGCATTATGCGGAAATTGGCCGGCTGGATGTGCTGATGGTGCCGGTTGACGGCGGGTTGACCATGGGGGCGGATAGCATGAGCCGGGTGGTTAAGCGCCTGCGCTCCGCGCTCATTCTGCCGATGCACCGCACCGGGCCGCCGCTCGAGCAATTCCTTGGCATGTTTGCAGGGAATTTTCAGATTGCCTATGCCGGCGATTCTGTCATTCGCGTGTCAATGAGAAACCTTCCCCGCCAGCCTCAGATACTGGTGCCAAAAGGCATGTAA
- a CDS encoding pyridoxamine 5'-phosphate oxidase family protein, with the protein MVSLTEAREAPARQLWDEINSVHAGMLGLEGLHSHMQPMAPHADPKTNTIWFFSKRDTDLVKSLKSGSRAHFCVIGKDHDYHACLSGVLEVRDDKAKLDEYWNSVTAAWYEHGKSDPELVMLALHVDDADIWASTDSKLKFGWEIAKANMSDEKMPDVGVRQHLTFA; encoded by the coding sequence ATGGTCAGTCTGACTGAAGCAAGAGAAGCCCCGGCCCGCCAGCTCTGGGACGAAATCAATTCCGTTCATGCCGGCATGCTTGGCCTGGAGGGCCTGCACAGTCACATGCAGCCAATGGCACCCCACGCTGACCCAAAGACGAACACGATCTGGTTTTTCTCCAAAAGAGATACGGACCTCGTAAAATCCCTGAAGTCCGGCTCTCGCGCCCATTTCTGCGTCATTGGCAAGGACCATGATTATCACGCGTGCCTGTCAGGCGTTCTCGAAGTCCGCGACGATAAAGCAAAGCTCGATGAATACTGGAATTCCGTCACGGCCGCCTGGTACGAGCACGGCAAGAGCGATCCAGAGCTGGTGATGTTGGCGCTTCACGTCGACGACGCCGATATCTGGGCTTCCACCGACAGCAAGCTCAAGTTCGGCTGGGAAATCGCAAAAGCCAACATGTCGGATGAAAAAATGCCCGACGTGGGCGTGCGCCAGCACCTCACCTTCGCCTGA